Part of the Flavobacterium okayamense genome, AAATCTAAATGATTCTAAATATCTTGTAATTCTTACATTAGTAAATGAAATTATTGCAAAATAAATTAAAGTAAAAAAAGTTATTTTACTATTTAAAACAGACCAAAAACTATAATTGTTATCCAATACAATTACAGGAATAAAAATAATAAATGGTAACAACCAAAACAATAAAAACGATTGATATGATTTCATGTTAAATTGATTTAAAATTCATTTCAAAAGTATTTATTCCAAAAAAATAAAGGAAAAAAAAGATAGTGAATGAGGTCTTTTTGGAAGTGAATGAATTATAAAATATCAATATCACCTTTTCCTTCACGAACAACTTCTGGTTCGTAACCCGATAAATCGATTATCGTTGAAGCTACATTATCGCCATAACCACCATCGATAACTAAATCGACTTTATTTTGCCATTTTTCAAAGATTAATTCAGGATCAGTAGAATATTCTAAAACCTCATCTTCATCATGAATCGATGTTGAAACAATAGGATTTCCTAAAACTCTAACAATTTCACGAGCAATATTATTATCGGGAACACGAATACCAACAGTTTTCTTTTTACGAAATTCTTTTGGCAAATCGTTATTTCCTGGCAAAATAAAAGTATAC contains:
- a CDS encoding L-threonylcarbamoyladenylate synthase, which gives rise to MSEFIKIYEDKPSEAAIKKVVEVLRNGGLVIYPTDTVYGLGCDITNSRALERIAKIKGVKLEKANFSFICYDLSNISDYIKQIDTSTFKILKRALPGPYTFILPGNNDLPKEFRKKKTVGIRVPDNNIAREIVRVLGNPIVSTSIHDEDEVLEYSTDPELIFEKWQNKVDLVIDGGYGDNVASTIIDLSGYEPEVVREGKGDIDIL